The following nucleotide sequence is from Chelonia mydas isolate rCheMyd1 chromosome 5, rCheMyd1.pri.v2, whole genome shotgun sequence.
tgagcCATTCCGTGTCgctcattcacagcttctggcaaacagaggttagggacaccgtccctgcccatcctggctaatagccgttgatggacctatcctccatgaatttatctagttcttttttgaaccctgttatagtcttggccttcacaacatcttctggcaaggagttccacaggttgactgtgtgttgcctgaagaaatacttcctttttgctgttttaaacctgctgcctgttaatttcatttggggacccctagttcttgtgttaggagaaggcgtaaataacacttccttatttactttgtccacaccagtcatgattttagagatctcaatcatatccccccttagtcatctcttttccaagttgaaaagtcccagtcttattaatctctcctcatgctgaagtcattccatacccctaatcattttcttaaccttttccagtcccaatatatcttttttgagatgggggaatCACagttgcacgcagtattcaagatgtggacataccatggatttatatagaggcaatatgatattttcagtcttcttATCTCtctcttaatgatgcccaacatttatatatatatatatatatatatattataagcCCTAAGCTGAGAATATTTACACAAATGCTTCACTTTATTTGTGGTGTGTAAAGTTCACCATGtgggtaagtgtttgcaggatcagagcctaaattaTATCGTCATGGCTAAAATTCTCATCCAGGCACTCATTTCATATCTGCATTACTGCAACAACCTCCTCTCTAGCCACCCCAAAATGCACACTGCTTCCCTCCAGTCCCTATGAAATTCAAAAAGCACTCCCTCTCCTCCCTAACTCCCACTTCCAGCCTGTGGCCTACAAGAAATTACTAAAGAATTATGATTAGGCAGAAGGCTAATTGGGGAAAGTGGATACAAAAAAAAGCAATTATCCTTTCATCCCTCACCTTTAGGTCTTcatatgttgtgtgtgtgtgtgctcaggttgagctctttgggacaggcacAGTGTCTTGGCACTTTCCAAATATGTGCTTGGCAAGTAGTGGATGCTACCATAGTGCAAATAATAATTGTTAAATAGAAATTAGCAGTTTTGACATTCTTCCTcccaaactcaccaatactgtaTATTGAATAGAAATAGCTCTAGGGACATAGGGACATGTACGGTGAGAGATTTCCAAAAGCACTCTGCTTTGTTCTAACTTTGACCAAACTTACCATTGTATTCAATAAGAGCAGAGTTAGACCCTTGCTGAGTGCTTTTAAAAACCCCACCTGCAACTGTACCAACCACTCCCACTTCTCTGTCCTCAGAAAAATACGTAAAGAATCTTATTGTACCATACAGTTGGCCGAAGATGATGGTATAAATCTCTTGATGACTACttgggggaagaaaaaaggaGACTCAAAAAGATGCAGAGTTGAAATAGTTTTAGGCTCACAATTGTAGAGTTTGGTGTGATACAATCTTTCCCTTTACCTGAGTTTCAAGCATATTTATCTTTTCTTTCATAGTCTTAATTTCTTTATCTTGGTTTTGTAGTCCGATGTTCAGTTCTTCAATCTAAGAGTTAGAAAgtaaagttagaaagttttcaaACTTTGTAATATATTAGATACACTTTCAATAACCATCCTTTAAGTAGAGGGATACACTATCAGAGCATGAGGATCAAGAAAGTCAATATAGTCTGAAATCTACATGATAAAAAAAATGCTCTAGAGAAAGTGTAATGACATGATTGGCTGGctgacttatttttctttttaaacagatcATAAGTCACACTTCCACTAAGGGTAACATGTCTGCCTTTTTTATTCTTGGTCTCTGTGCCCAAACACACACTTGTTCCCCACATGCAGCTTTCTTAGCCTAAGCAAGCTAAGGCTGATGAGAGAAGTTCCTACCCTTTGACGATTCACAAAATGTGAATTAAATTTTGTACAGGTAGTTTAGCTGAGCAAAAATTAATACTCTTTGTGACAGTAGCTCATATTAGTACCCTCTTTAAACGGGATGTCaagtaataaatattaaaatggcTTCAAGTTTTGTTCCAGCTTTATCTGGGACCAAATCCTTTTTGCTTTGGTCACTGACTTCACTAGGACTGCTTGTGTGCCTCAGGGAAGCAGGATTTGAGCCTCTAGTGAGGAACAGCCTATAGATTTCCAGACACCTGTTTATTTTATTGATGGTCCTACACAGTGCCTGTAACTGCAGCAGCCAAGCATCATTAGAGACTCAATGTTCCCCATAAAAAGGCAGTTCCTTTTGTGGAACATACGTAAGAGGTTTGCAGCTCTTGCATTCATTGCTTCCTCTGCAGTAATAGCTAACCAAACACTATTTCAGAAGCTACACTAAGTCTTCCCCTGGTGAGTGAGTGAGTATCCATGGTCTGCCACATTTTAGGGATATTCCCAATCTACCTTAAACTGGCTGGGGACTCGGTATTTCCTGATGTAGCCCTATGGTATGGGCCTGTTCTCCTAAGCTCCTTAGGTAGCTACCTCAGCCCTTCCATCCCACTTGCAGGAAACAAaaaccttcctttcttccttccttgcaACATTCTATTTCAATCGCTGTCACGCTAGGAAGTAGAACCACCCCCAGTTTTTAAAGTGAtgccactttcttttttttaaattatatataaaatattatgtaACATCTATTGCTAACTGGTTTTGCATGTCCTGTGATGGAGATCACCACATCATCAATAATAAACTTCACAAAGTGAAGGAAGCACTAAAACAAGTCTCTAATTTTTGTTCCCCATACACTAAACGTGCTTGGTTAACCGGACCTCTTCTATCACACTGCGTAGGCTTTGATGCTGGGTCTGGATCACATGCTGCAAGTGAGAAATCTGTTCTTGTAAAGTGAAAATCTCCACTTGAAGATCACGACAGCTGGTGGGGAAAAGACAGATTACCAATAACTTTTTCAGCTGATATTAAGGGGATATATTATTCCCAAAAGATCTAATGAGTGACCTGATATATGCTTTCTGACCAAGAATATACAAACTAGCCATCTGAGCACCAAACTTTTGGGTTTGGCCAAAGTTACATTTATATATGAATTATAAATATAGGCATTAAGATTCCTTTAGTGACCAGATCCAATAATTTGCATTCCACATGGGATTCCAACTCACTGTATTGGCCTTGACTCATATTAGCTGTACGTGAACTAATTTAATTCATGGGTAATAAGCGTAGTCTGatataaaagaaggaaaaattgtAGTTTATTTCTTACATTATCTTTAACTACTATATTCAATTATAGGAAAAACAGCACCATTCATACTTCATATTGGAAGAATAAAGTTTCGGCACAATATATTGGAGCAATTCTTCAACAGTTCATCATGGCACATACTGCCAAAGTAATAGTGTACTGCGTAGTAagctgggtacgtctacacagcctGTGGCAGTAAGCCTCCAAACCCAGGTTAACAGACTTGGGCTTGTAGGGCTTGTGCTAACTACATTGAAAGTGCTTTTAGGTTGTGGCTTGGGCCGGAGCTCAGGCTCCGAAGCCTAGGGAGAGAGGTGGGCTTTAGAGGAAGTTGAACTGAATAGAAGATAGAAATTATTCAAATGTATTGTTTGGAAGAGGCCCCAAAAGCCATTAAGATATTAATTCTGGTTAACAGAATGGGGGTTGAGGTGGGTTGAATGGTTTCCTCTcagcaggccaaatcctgcaatccATAATTATCCTCTACTCAGAATTCCTGTTAATTGAACCAAgagttttgccagagtaaggacAGCATGATTTGATCTCGTGCCTTCACATGTCAGAGTAGTAGAGAACAATTACTTATTctctaaatcagaggtgggcaaactgcagtggcctgcgggaccgtcctgcccttGAGCTCCCCTCCCGGGAGggtagcccccggcccctcccctgctgtccccccttccctgcagcctcacctCGCCGTGCCGCCAGCGCTTTGGGCGgagagctcctgccaggcagcgtggctgTGAGAGCCGCCGGCCTGCCCTGGTGCTCTAGACTGCgcagcagcgtggctggctccagccaggtggcacggctgccagtcctggtgctctgagcggcatggtaagggggcggggagcgggggggttggataagggggagggggtcccaggcagcagtcagaggacagggagcggttggataggcatgggagtcccagggggcatgtcagggggcgggggtgtggataggggtcggggcagtcaggagatagggagcagggggggttggatagggggaaggaagtgggagggggcagatagggggaggggccaggctgaTTGGgaagacacagccttccctacctggccctccatacagttttggaacctcgatgtggccctcaggccaaaaggtttgcccacccctggtctaaataaACCCAGGTCTAGAAACCCTACTGCACATGTCACAGGATAATTTATATTCTTCTTTAAAAAGTAAAGACAGTGAAGGCATTAGGCCTAACACCATGTATATATCCACTACTCGGGAGAACTTAGCCAAGTTATTGTTAGGTATTTCACTTGAAATAATCCTTCTGAACAGAAAAAGCATTTCTTCATGCACTATTTGCTCACCTCTTACTATCTTCAGAGTTTGATAGAAGCTTCTCTTCAAATGACTGCTTTTTTGCtattaatgttttcttttcctaGGGAACAATGAAGAAGTAATAATGTGCACGTACAAAACTTATATGAAGTGATTAACTAATTTTTCAATTACTTTCTGAAAACATGCAAAACCACCAGAGATGTGTCAGCTGTCAATTTACAGATATACAGATATACCCTCACCCCCTTGCGAGGATCAGAAGCATCTGTCATCAACCAGAATTGGGTCAGAAAAAGCAAGGTTACCAGGGAGCAGCTGTGTATTGATTTACAGTGGAAAAAATCATTATttcaattggattttttttttttttttaaaaggaaagcctGTCAGTAAAGATGATTAGCTTTTTGACTGATATGTATTCAAAGACACTTTCTGCTCCAGGAACTATACTAAAAGGGCAGTGGTACTTTGCATTGCAAAGATGGATCTGAGGGTCAAGAGATTAAAATTGATTCAACTAGAAAacttctttttaagtgacaaatttTGGTAATCCACATCTAACTGTTTAGTGACCTAAGTACAATAATTCCTAGTTGTAAATTTAAAGAGTTCACTAATATATACAGCCACCCCATGGTGTATCTTCTTAGCCTGTCAGGGTAAAACCCTGACCCTAATGAAGTCAAAAAAAGTTTTACAACTGACTTCAATATGGCAAAGAATTTTAGGCGCAAGAAATATGAGACAAACACATCAACATATAAACCTTGTCTGTCTATGGAGCTGGCTGGAAGAGATCCTAGCATGTAGCCATGAAAATGAAGCTTTGTGTGTTCTACCCACAGCCCCTTTCCTCAGCCAGCTCCACAGTGCAACAGATTGTGTGCAGATTTGTAATGCCAATCTACACAGTGCTAAACCATATTTGCTATCAGCCTGGTCAATCAGAGGTGAGGTATAGTAGGCACCTTTGCAAGTTTCAGTGCATGGGGTAAGAAACTGGAGTGGGGTAAGAAAGCCCTGGGGTAAGAAACCTATTGATGTGCATGAGGACTGCCTGAGTGTACCAGAGGGAAGGGCTTAGGAACACCACTGAGAAATGCTTCAGGGGAACACAGTAAGGGACAGCATACTCAGGGAGAAAGATGTTCAAAGGTGTATTAAAAATATCAGAAGATGAGTTATTGTGGCTGACTCTACTCAGGTGTGCAAAAAGATAGGGATCAGGGAAAATGAGGAGAGGGCCCAAGGAGCTGTCCTGCCACTTGGCTGCAGGAGCATAAGCCAACCACATTTCCAGTCCTCCTGAAACTAACCATGAGAACAGGGAGAGAATCTAGCAGCACTGATGGAGTGATGGATGGGGGTTAGGGTGGAGACATGGCCCACCTCCCAGCTCCTGTACTGGTGAGGTACTGGAGCTgatctggcatgggggtgggagagTGCACATGTGCCCCGTTAAATGACATCACAGCAGCCACTCAGAATGAGCTTCCCCCACCCACTTATCTCTAGTCACTCATAATTGCTGGGGGAACTCCCACAGCTACCAAACTCTTCTACTTCCCCATCACAGGCTGCCGCTTAGTTGTGGCAGGAGCAAACCACAGCTTGGCACGACAAGTGACAAAAATGGCCTGAAATGCTTTTAATCTGACTTTTTGACAGAACTGTATTAGTGATGTGTAATCTTGCTGCATTCTTAATTACTCCAGAACAGATGGTGAAAGTTAAATTTTATGGGATATGGTCATTGCAATACCTTTCACTTACTAACGATTATTTACTACAACTGGAAAGTTGTTCTCTGTAAACACTCACTGCTTCTGCATCAACTGAGAACTTGGGAAGGATTTTGGAAAGAAATTCACTACAAAGGGGAGGAGATTAATAGCATATTGCAATATACTGTACTTTGACAATGCAAGAGTAGGAGTTGAAGGTGTTTCCTCTTAGAAACCAGGACATTTCAAGTCTCATAAATTAGAATTAATGTATGGCAGTTAGGTTAAGTACgttaattgatttaaaaatctagTGTTTAAacaactgaaaggaaaaaaaaaaaaaaacctgacttcTCATGTCATTTAAAAGGTCTGAtgctcagctgatgcaaattgaGGTAGCCTCATTGAAATCCAGGGGGcttttataccagttgaggatctggtccaaaaactttttaaagtaattgaACTCTtctttataattagatttcagcATGAGACTGACAATAAAGAGTGCTTAGGATACCCTTTACACTGTAATTCTATTACTTAAGAGGTAGGAGCTAATACAATTGAAACTGATATTTACTGTAGTTCCACAGAGCTTGATACCTTTACTCATAGCACTTGCTCCAGATCAAGAGCAATATGCAAATGAGCAAGGACTGTCCACATGGCTAACAGCCTGCAAGGTCAGGCCTCGATATTGTGCAACAGATACTAACAAAAGCCACATAATGGCCTAAGAGACAGTGGCCATGATCCTTGCATAGAGAAGACTCCTATTGCCTATCCAGGAACTGCATAACTGGGCTCTATGAGCATACCTCTTCCATTCGTTGCACTAGTTTCTCCATGTCTGTAATCTGGCTGTACTTTTCTTCGAGTCTTTCAGTTACACAATTGACATTTTCTAGATTTTGTTTGAGTTTTTGTTCTTGCTCAAGTTTGGAGGCCTGTGtttagagaaaaatgaaaaaaaaaagcccaaaccaATGAATGAAGATGATTTCCATTTTCAGCAAAACCATTTTGCTGCTATTCTTCAATATGTTGCCAGTCCCACAACTGACCCCCCCGTGAAAATCCTGACCACTTGTAGTCAAGAAAGATCCATGCTTCTTTCCCCAAGAGTGAGCAGTGAGAGAATAGGGCAAATTCTACCCCTTTATTCCTGCCTTATTTTGAGCACTGTACCCATCAAATCTGAGACTGGACACTTGAAGTCAGGAAAAATTAAGCTTTCCTTTTTTATATTGTACTGTAGTTAAAGTTAAGCCTATAAGACAATGGAAGTCTGCATTAGAAGCCCTGACctacattttcaagagtgactcGTGATTTTGGATCCCTCCACATTGGGTGTCCACCTTAAAGGGACCTGGTTTTCAGAATGTGCTGagcatcctctgaaaatcaggcccctttaaggaatCATCAGTTGAGTCCACAAAGTTGTGTTTGAAAGAGTTAGGTCtctatttatacatccaaggtaCTGATTTGTCATGTTGACATATGGAGTTGCCAGCATATTGGAGAGAAGGAACACTTGTATCCCTGCATGCTCCAGTGTTTGCCTTTTCCACACATAGGAGAGTGCTGTACCTGCATGAGCAGTTTATCATCTTCATGCTTTTTCTTAAGTTCTTCAGACCGACTGTAGTAATTCTCATATAGACTTTTCGAGGCACGTCTTAGAGACTGTGCACCTGCTTCTCTTGTCGCATCCAGCTGGAAAAGGCCATTGCAATAGGATTAATAGCGTATGTCACACTTTAAAAGTTTGGTGTGGAAATCAGGTAGCACACAAATAATGCAGTTGCTATCGTGTTTGAACAACTGTTAGCACCAATTCTTGCagaacccccccccacaaacccattAAAATATAtggcaaataaaatttaaattctaATTTTTGAATAAAGGATGCAGATTTGCCATGTGATACAACAGCCGCTCCTGACTGGAGATGAAGGTTGTGGGTTTAAAATGACTGATACATTTCTGACTGGTTACAAGCACACCTGCTCTAGACCACAGGCTTAGCAGAATTCATGCCAGGAACCACTGCAAGAAAATCCAAGCCCAGAGCACAGCCCAACAAGCTGTAGTTCCCAACAATCAGCTAGTTAAATTCCACCATCAGCTagttaaaaatctatttaatccTAATGAGAAAATCTGATGAGACTCTGCAGGGTTACTGCACTTCATAGAGAGGGCAAAGCCACAATGAACGATTGCTTTCCTGCCACTGCTGGGATGGAACTTTAATCCAGGCAAAACTGGATCTTCTCTTCAGGCTGACAAGCTAAAATATGCATTAGAGACGGCTAAAATGGAATGCACCTTGATCTTTAGTATTTCATTCTCCCTGTTCACAAGCAAGAGCTGCTGGTCAGTCTCTTTCAGCTTTTCCATGGTTAGATTGTAGCTGGAGTTAAGCGTGTCCTTCTCAGCCTCCAACTCATTTCTGGACACCCGGAAAGGCTGCTAAAAATGAACAAACGTGAAAATAATTTGTAAACGACAGCTTTAGCAGACTGAAGGTATGAAGGTAAAGCTGCACTCATCTACCTTCCTATCTCAGGCCCCCaccctgcaatgagctccaggCACCCAGGCCTGCATAGTGTTCATTGCAGGATCATGGTCTAGCGTAATTACAGAGCAACAATCACCACAGTTTCTAGGTACTGACTAATTCCCACCTtcaatattaaataaaacagtGTTCTATTTGTGCAGTTCTCCAGGGTTTTACATTTGAAACACATCATTACCAATACATAACTGCTTTTGGTTCTCCAGAGTGTAACTTCGTACATGAGGTTAATTAATGTTTAGAATATTGCAGCATATGTCATATTATAGTATTGGGACCAGCA
It contains:
- the CCDC68 gene encoding coiled-coil domain-containing protein 68 isoform X4; protein product: MNTTVRLTEHVTRDDQGMEGNYVLYGSSSAQITEETEYIKKIRSTLAKIQNQQPFRVSRNELEAEKDTLNSSYNLTMEKLKETDQQLLLVNRENEILKIKLDATREAGAQSLRRASKSLYENYYSRSEELKKKHEDDKLLMQASKLEQEQKLKQNLENVNCVTERLEEKYSQITDMEKLVQRMEEEKKTLIAKKQSFEEKLLSNSEDSKSCRDLQVEIFTLQEQISHLQHVIQTQHQSLRSVIEEIEELNIGLQNQDKEIKTMKEKINMLETQFFQD
- the CCDC68 gene encoding coiled-coil domain-containing protein 68 isoform X1 — its product is MNTTVRLTEHVTRDDQGMEGNYVLYGSSSAQITEETEYIKKIRSTLAKIQNQQPFRVSRNELEAEKDTLNSSYNLTMEKLKETDQQLLLVNRENEILKIKLDATREAGAQSLRRASKSLYENYYSRSEELKKKHEDDKLLMQASKLEQEQKLKQNLENVNCVTERLEEKYSQITDMEKLVQRMEEEKKTLIAKKQSFEEKLLSNSEDSKSCRDLQVEIFTLQEQISHLQHVIQTQHQSLRSVIEEIEELNIGLQNQDKEIKTMKEKINMLETQNKELKYKVEFWSGQPKIKVSKGVSTTSSRIDGVSPYSLLTRLRKQNG
- the CCDC68 gene encoding coiled-coil domain-containing protein 68 isoform X3, which codes for MNTTVRLTEHVTRDDQGMEGNYVLYGSSSAQITEETEYIKKIRSTLAKIQNQQPFRVSRNELEAEKDTLNSSYNLTMEKLKETDQQLLLVNRENEILKIKLDATREAGAQSLRRASKSLYENYYSRSEELKKKHEDDKLLMQASKLEQEQKLKQNLENVNCVTERLEEKYSQITDMEKLVQRMEEEKKTLIAKKQSFEEKLLSNSEDSKSCRDLQVEIFTLQEQISHLQHVIQTQHQSLRSVIEEIEELNIGLQNQDKEIKTMKEKINMLETQTDQSGETNASRKMLSRPLRRMGA
- the CCDC68 gene encoding coiled-coil domain-containing protein 68 isoform X2, translating into MNTTVRLTEHVTRDDQGMEGNYVLYGSSSAQITEETEYIKKQPFRVSRNELEAEKDTLNSSYNLTMEKLKETDQQLLLVNRENEILKIKLDATREAGAQSLRRASKSLYENYYSRSEELKKKHEDDKLLMQASKLEQEQKLKQNLENVNCVTERLEEKYSQITDMEKLVQRMEEEKKTLIAKKQSFEEKLLSNSEDSKSCRDLQVEIFTLQEQISHLQHVIQTQHQSLRSVIEEIEELNIGLQNQDKEIKTMKEKINMLETQNKELKYKVEFWSGQPKIKVSKGVSTTSSRIDGVSPYSLLTRLRKQNG